Proteins encoded within one genomic window of Bradyrhizobium sp. 186:
- a CDS encoding acyltransferase, translated as MNVPHVTEVDVRDVTFGFRVKIVKPCNLYGCEIGDDCFIGPFTEIQKTAKIGARTRVQSHAFVCELVTIGEDCFIGHGAVFINDTFSTGGPARGDKGLWRATSVGNRVSIGSNATILPVRICDDVVIGAGAVVTSDITEPGFYVGNPARSLVRKQIRQL; from the coding sequence ATGAACGTGCCGCACGTCACCGAGGTTGACGTCCGCGATGTGACGTTCGGATTTCGCGTCAAGATCGTCAAGCCCTGCAATCTCTATGGTTGCGAGATCGGTGATGATTGCTTCATAGGGCCGTTCACGGAAATTCAGAAGACGGCGAAGATAGGGGCCAGGACGCGCGTCCAGTCACACGCGTTTGTCTGCGAGCTCGTGACCATCGGTGAAGACTGCTTCATCGGTCACGGAGCTGTTTTCATCAACGACACCTTTTCGACGGGGGGGCCCGCTCGCGGCGACAAGGGGCTTTGGCGCGCGACATCCGTTGGCAATCGGGTATCGATCGGTTCAAATGCCACAATCCTTCCCGTCCGGATCTGCGATGATGTGGTCATTGGAGCCGGGGCCGTCGTGACCAGCGATATCACCGAGCCCGGCTTCTATGTGGGAAATCCCGCTCGAAGCCTCGTCCGGAAACAGATCAGACAGCTGTGA
- a CDS encoding DegT/DnrJ/EryC1/StrS family aminotransferase yields the protein MNVPFADLNLQYHTIKDEIDQAIASVIRDSAFIRGPYVDAFEQEFAEAVGVSHCVSCANGTDALYIAMRALGIAAGAEVITTAHSWISTSSMITHSGANVVFCDTDARTFTIDPAAIENAITPQTVGIIPVHLYGQPADMDAIMAIARKHKLWVLEDCAQAHLARYKGQQVGTFGEAATFSFYPGKNLGAMGDAGAIVTNDAALATRMAKIARHGGLTKHQHEVEGINSRLDGLQAAILSVKLRHLSAWTNARRAAAAIYDAGLSQIQNLTIPYLAAEREHVYHLYTVQHPRRDELARHLNANGVQTAVNYPTALPFLQSYKRLGLRPEEFPNAHRHQSRILSLPMFSEITTAQQSVVIDLVATFGPS from the coding sequence ATGAACGTACCGTTTGCGGATCTCAATCTTCAATATCACACCATCAAGGACGAAATCGACCAGGCGATCGCTTCGGTTATTCGCGACAGTGCATTTATCCGTGGGCCTTACGTCGATGCCTTCGAGCAGGAGTTCGCTGAAGCCGTCGGTGTGAGCCATTGTGTCTCCTGTGCAAACGGAACGGATGCTCTTTATATCGCGATGCGGGCTCTCGGTATCGCAGCCGGGGCCGAAGTCATCACGACCGCGCATTCATGGATAAGTACTTCGTCCATGATCACCCATAGCGGCGCCAATGTGGTCTTCTGTGATACCGACGCGCGCACCTTCACGATAGACCCGGCCGCGATCGAAAACGCGATCACGCCGCAGACGGTCGGAATCATCCCGGTTCACCTCTACGGGCAACCTGCGGACATGGACGCGATCATGGCGATCGCGCGCAAACACAAGCTCTGGGTTCTGGAGGACTGCGCGCAGGCCCATTTGGCGCGATATAAGGGCCAGCAGGTCGGCACCTTCGGTGAGGCCGCGACGTTTTCGTTTTATCCTGGCAAGAACCTCGGTGCGATGGGGGACGCCGGCGCCATCGTAACCAACGATGCTGCCCTTGCGACCCGCATGGCCAAAATTGCGCGGCACGGCGGGTTGACCAAGCATCAGCATGAGGTGGAAGGAATCAATAGCCGGCTCGACGGCTTGCAGGCCGCGATCTTGTCAGTGAAGTTGCGACACCTCTCGGCCTGGACGAACGCGCGCAGGGCAGCTGCCGCAATCTATGATGCCGGATTGAGCCAAATACAAAATCTGACTATTCCTTATCTCGCGGCCGAGCGTGAGCACGTCTACCACTTGTACACGGTCCAGCACCCGCGTCGTGACGAACTGGCCCGGCATTTGAACGCAAATGGCGTCCAGACGGCGGTCAACTATCCGACTGCTTTGCCGTTTCTTCAGAGCTACAAGCGCCTGGGTCTGCGGCCGGAGGAATTCCCGAACGCGCATCGCCATCAAAGCCGTATTCTCTCGCTGCCCATGTTCTCCGAGATCACAACTGCTCAGCAAAGTGTTGTCATTGATCTGGTTGCTACGTTTGGCCCATCCTAG
- a CDS encoding oligosaccharide flippase family protein, which yields MIAAGFGPLASQAFAIALLPVLFRLYAPADFGVWAAIQAAAITAGSLLSFRFDLGLVIERDSAVASDLFFATVCVVCVMSLVLGSLTAISMSSIQEFGIGPASAALGCGWLSLVGFGVVLQSWLMREGAFAKISTGVVLNALATNLVQLGGALSGDGVWLVVGSVVGQAAATLFYARSVQQSADAPICSMNANAMMAALVSNRRFPQFSLPFTVLSLLRERAPVLIAGAFGTAAQVGLYSQAWRLTHLPSAFTSSALRPVFFHRAATEGLAAQHEAVDRIIRWLLIVSSPWIALLVFGGDELFGFVLGPRWQGAGGLSALLVLPASFFMLTNWMDRLLDSIGRQDLNLRLEAVAAISSVGCLWAVLASGRSLSEAVALQSAALTVSYVLVLRICYAAAGWSSSGLVRSIAVACILGAAVFALLAVLARLLEPVAVIVFGILLAGVITAFALLRARRELG from the coding sequence TTGATCGCGGCGGGATTCGGTCCCCTCGCGTCGCAGGCGTTTGCGATCGCACTTCTTCCGGTCCTGTTCCGTCTTTACGCTCCCGCTGATTTTGGCGTTTGGGCGGCTATCCAGGCGGCGGCGATTACCGCCGGCTCGCTGCTCTCCTTTCGCTTTGACTTGGGTCTGGTGATTGAGCGCGACTCCGCCGTCGCCAGCGACCTCTTTTTTGCGACCGTATGCGTCGTTTGCGTCATGTCGCTCGTGCTCGGCTCCCTGACCGCCATATCCATGAGCTCAATCCAAGAGTTCGGAATCGGCCCGGCATCTGCAGCGTTGGGGTGTGGCTGGTTGTCCCTCGTCGGGTTCGGCGTCGTGCTTCAATCTTGGTTGATGCGTGAGGGAGCATTTGCCAAAATCTCGACTGGCGTTGTGCTGAATGCGCTGGCAACCAATCTCGTCCAGCTCGGTGGGGCTCTCAGCGGTGACGGCGTATGGCTGGTGGTTGGTAGTGTTGTTGGACAGGCGGCCGCAACGCTTTTCTATGCTCGCAGCGTCCAGCAGTCCGCCGACGCCCCGATCTGTTCCATGAATGCGAACGCGATGATGGCTGCTCTGGTCTCCAACAGGCGCTTCCCGCAGTTCTCGCTTCCCTTCACGGTGCTTTCACTGCTCCGCGAGCGTGCGCCGGTCCTCATCGCTGGAGCATTCGGTACGGCTGCGCAGGTCGGCCTCTACAGCCAGGCCTGGAGATTGACGCACCTTCCGTCAGCATTCACCAGCTCGGCATTGAGGCCCGTGTTTTTTCACCGCGCGGCCACCGAAGGACTTGCCGCTCAACACGAAGCGGTCGACCGGATCATACGATGGCTGCTCATTGTGAGCAGTCCATGGATCGCCCTGCTCGTGTTTGGAGGTGACGAACTCTTCGGATTCGTTCTCGGGCCTCGATGGCAGGGGGCGGGGGGACTCTCTGCTCTCCTCGTGCTGCCAGCGTCGTTCTTCATGCTGACGAATTGGATGGACCGGCTTCTCGATTCGATTGGCCGTCAGGATCTCAATCTGAGGCTGGAAGCCGTTGCTGCGATCAGCTCTGTCGGTTGTCTGTGGGCCGTTCTTGCGTCCGGTCGATCGTTGTCGGAAGCTGTTGCTCTGCAAAGCGCTGCGCTGACTGTCAGCTACGTTCTAGTCCTGCGAATTTGCTATGCTGCGGCGGGTTGGTCCAGTTCGGGATTGGTGAGGTCGATCGCTGTCGCCTGCATCCTCGGCGCAGCCGTTTTCGCCCTGCTTGCCGTGCTTGCGCGCCTGCTCGAACCTGTCGCGGTGATTGTATTTGGCATCCTGCTGGCCGGCGTCATAACCGCTTTCGCTCTGTTGCGGGCAAGGAGGGAGTTGGGATGA
- the hisH gene encoding imidazole glycerol phosphate synthase subunit HisH, producing the protein MITIVDYGVGNPGALVNMLEFIGYEARITNQPSAILEASHLLLPGVGAFDAAMQRLRASNLIPALEKATFVRGTPLLGVCLGMQLLGRGSEEGASDGLGWIQADTVRMRPDSALKLKVPFMGWADIEAVQGAKLFTDDSQFRFYFTHSYRMQCHDAADVAATYQFDQPIVCSVQHDNIYGVQFHPEKSHRFGMKLLSNFVERTVG; encoded by the coding sequence ATGATTACCATCGTCGATTATGGAGTGGGAAATCCCGGCGCTCTCGTGAACATGCTGGAGTTCATCGGCTATGAGGCGCGAATTACCAACCAACCGTCAGCCATTCTCGAGGCCAGTCACCTCTTGCTGCCCGGTGTTGGTGCGTTCGATGCTGCAATGCAGAGGCTGCGCGCTTCGAATCTCATTCCCGCACTCGAGAAGGCGACCTTTGTCCGCGGAACCCCGCTGCTAGGTGTCTGCCTGGGCATGCAGCTGCTCGGCCGCGGCAGTGAAGAGGGCGCCTCCGATGGACTCGGCTGGATCCAGGCGGACACGGTTCGGATGCGACCGGATTCCGCCCTCAAACTCAAGGTGCCGTTTATGGGATGGGCGGATATCGAGGCCGTGCAAGGCGCCAAATTGTTTACTGACGATAGTCAGTTTCGCTTCTACTTCACTCACAGCTATCGCATGCAATGTCACGATGCCGCCGACGTGGCGGCGACCTACCAGTTTGACCAGCCCATCGTCTGCTCCGTGCAGCACGATAACATTTACGGAGTCCAGTTCCATCCGGAAAAGAGCCATCGGTTCGGGATGAAGCTGCTCAGCAACTTTGTCGAGAGAACCGTAGGATGA
- a CDS encoding HisA/HisF-related TIM barrel protein has product MRPRVVPVLLLDSRRRLVKTRRFGEPIYVGDPFNVIRIFNEKEVDEICVLDINATVEQRRPDVGFIRELASECFMPLSYGGGVTSVSDASPIFAAGVEKIVLGRAGTDARIIRALADEFGSQAVTVCVDCKNTPEGWRAVVDRGLVVTPLDPVRLAQEAEAAGAGEILLQNVDRDGERSGYDLELIYRVSRAVELPLMALGGAGELRHLVEALVAGASAVASGSTFVFLGRLRAVLITYPSTGDIEQMRANLQREC; this is encoded by the coding sequence ATGAGACCTCGCGTCGTTCCGGTCCTGCTGCTCGATAGCCGGCGTCGCCTTGTCAAGACGCGCCGTTTCGGCGAGCCGATCTATGTCGGCGATCCCTTCAATGTCATCCGCATCTTCAACGAGAAGGAAGTAGACGAGATCTGCGTGCTCGACATCAACGCTACGGTCGAGCAAAGGCGGCCGGATGTAGGGTTCATTCGCGAGCTTGCGAGTGAGTGCTTCATGCCGCTGAGTTACGGCGGCGGCGTGACCTCGGTGTCGGATGCGTCCCCGATCTTCGCGGCTGGTGTCGAGAAGATTGTGCTTGGTCGCGCGGGTACGGACGCGCGAATAATCCGGGCGCTTGCCGATGAATTCGGATCTCAAGCCGTGACGGTCTGCGTCGACTGCAAGAACACCCCAGAGGGGTGGCGGGCTGTGGTCGACCGCGGTCTTGTCGTGACGCCCCTCGATCCGGTCAGGTTGGCGCAGGAGGCTGAAGCTGCCGGCGCTGGCGAGATCCTGTTGCAGAATGTTGATCGCGACGGAGAGCGCAGCGGGTACGATCTCGAGCTGATCTATCGAGTGTCCCGGGCCGTGGAGCTCCCCTTGATGGCGCTGGGAGGTGCAGGCGAGCTGCGGCACCTGGTGGAAGCCCTCGTCGCCGGCGCATCGGCCGTGGCCTCTGGCAGCACCTTCGTGTTTCTCGGGCGGCTGCGGGCGGTCCTCATTACGTACCCTTCGACGGGCGACATCGAGCAGATGCGAGCGAACCTCCAGAGGGAGTGCTGA